The region ACTCTCACACCACCTGGGATAGTTGACCAGCGCACCCAGCCCGGGCCCCAGTCCAAGagtccagccccctcccccccagccccgaCTCTGCCAGGCTCGGAGACCCGGCAGTCTGGGCGTTCAGCTGTGCCCTCTCTCCGCCGGCACCCCAGGGGGTCCAGGAGGGCAAGCCCTGGCGCCTGCCTACGCCACCCCTAGCCCGATCCCCTTGGGTCCCCGGAGTCCAGTCTCCCAACTTTGTTTCGCTCCAGCACGGGAGAGCCGGGACGTCCAGCAGAACCACGTCCCCGCCCGCCCCCTCGAGGATCAGGTGCTCGACGCCCAGCCCCGCCGCCAAATCCCCGCCGCCGCGGTCCAGGGTTCGTGCACCCCTGGCCCCCGCCCCCCTAGGAGACGCACTCACTTTCCCCCACCACCGCCTTCAGCCCCGAGGGCGCCATCTTCCCCTAGGGGCGCCGCCACCGCTTCCGGGTCTGTCCCAAGGTGGGGGCGTGGCCCGGCGCGTCAGCCACCTGGACCCCGCCCCGCGGAGCTGGCCCCTCCCCCATCGGTCCGCGGAGAGGAAGATCTGTCCCTCGCAGAGTGGGCGGGCGGATGTGTCCACGCAGACGAGTACGGAGTCGCTGGAGGGGCACCCCGACGACACACGCAGACGCGAGCTCAGACACACCTTTCCTGCTTTGCGTGCGGCGAGCAAGTGGGATCGCGGGGAAACTAACGCTTTAATCTTCCCCCGACACAACCACCACCCTGCCAGAAGTTTCTCCGTGGCTGACGGATGCTGTGTGCCCATCCGGGGCCGCGGGGGGCCCTAAGCCCGTGACCCACTAACCTTCTGTTCCCCAGAGCGTAGCGGCAAGCTGGACAACATTTGATCAATTCACGAGGAAGCCTGGCGGGAGGGTTGAAGCTAAGccagcacctactgtgtgccaaggacCCGTGTCAGATTCTCACTCGATCCTCGGAGAACCCCTGACAGGGAGTGCGGTATAGACAACAAAACCGCGGCTCAGCAGGACTCTTGTCTAAGGCCACAGGATGAATAGGCCTGCCAGGATCTGAACCAGGACTCTTTCCCAGGAGGACCGCTTGTCATAGCCTTGCCCTCAccgggtgcacacacacaccgtCACAGCCTGATAATCACATTCGTCTGCTGATGAACTCGTGGGCTTAGGGGCATGCCCAACCCCTtgcacacttacacacacactcagttCACACTTGACTTGAAATTTCATGGCCTGCTCCTGCTGTGTGCCAGCAAACGGCTGCCACCTTGTCACATAGAGGGCACAGTCCAGCAGCGCCCATCCAAAAGAGGTCCTGTATTTCAGGTGTGATGCTCGTGTGTGAATGCAGAGTCCAGAACTAGTTCCTTCATTTGGTCAAGTTTATTAAGAATTGGTCTGgatgggggcgcttgggtggctcagtcagtaagcgtctgccttcggctcaggtcatgatcccagcgtcctgggatcaagccccacatcaggttccctgctcagcggggagcctgcttctccctctccagctccccctgcttgtgttccctctctcgctgtctctgtcagataaataaataaagtctcaaaaaaaaaaaaaaaaaaaaagaaaagaaaagaaaagaaatggtccggatggggcacttgggtggctcagtcagttaagcgtctgcctttggctcgggttataatgctggagtcctgggatggagccccacgtcagactctctgcttagcagggagtctgcttctccctctgcccttccccctgctcatgctctttctctctcaaataaataaataaaatcttaaaaaaaaaaaaaaggaattcgtCTGGTGCTTGGCCGTTTGCCACTTACATGGGACAGGCAACAGTGAATAAAACTAGATCTGCCATGTGGCACTTAAGGTtaaatggaagagggagagaaaatggtcAATTCTGTTCTAACGGAAATAAAGTGATGTGAGAGCACGTGCCACATGTGGGGGGgtggttttttgtgtgtggtacCAGAGGGGGACCCTGACAGGGTGACGTTTAGATTTAACCTGATGGACATCAAGCAGCAGCTATGCAGCaatccaggcagagagaagcaggggatGTAGCTGGAGGAGCGGAGGAAGGCAGGTGAGCTTGGAGGGGCTGCAGAGGCCAGACCTCTGTGGGACAAGGTAGGACTGACCCAGTCCAATTTGCCTGGGATTGAGAGGTTCCCAGGACACGGGACTTCCAGTGCTAAAACTGAGAAAGTCCTAGGCAAACCAGGATGGCTGGCTACTCTAGGTAGGATTTGGGGGTTTTCTTCCgtgttttcctccctctctccgttcctttcttgttttttctttcatagcttcattgagatataattcacataccacacagTTCACTTGCTGAGAGTGTACAATTCAATGCCTTTTAGCATGTTTAGAGTTGTGCATCCATccccaattttagaacattccattACTCCATGGTGTTTGAGTTTTCTCCCGAGGGCAATGGGGGCCAAGGGATAGttctgagcaggggagggaggggatccCTGCAGCTCCTGGAGGGGAAGGATGGATTGTAGGGGCACAGGGAGGAGTTGGAAGGCCGTGAGACCCCTCTAGCTTCTCAGTCTGTCCCCTGGGGGTGAAGGTCAGGAGGGCCTACCACCCCCCACCGTACTCTGTGAGGGTGACCAGGGTCTTCTGTTAATGGCTGAATGGtatcctgcccaccctcccccaagAGAGGTTGAAGGCCTAAGCTCTGGTACCTGAgattgtgaccttatttggaaatagagtcgtTGCAGATGTGGTTAGTTAAGAGGTCAGCCTGCAGTAGCATGAGGCTCTAACGCAACATGACTGGGCTCCATGTCTTGTGACGGTCATGTGAAGACAGGGACACAGAGGAATGTCACATGACGACAGAGGCAGAGGTTGAAATACTGCAGCGACCAGCCAAGGAGCACTGAGGGCTGCCTGTAACCGCgaggagccagggagagggaaggaaggaccctcccctgaGGGTCTCAGGAGCATGACACCACCAACATCCCAACTTCtggctccagcctccagaactgtgcgaCAATCGTCTGTTGCTCTAAGCCACCCAGCTTGTGACTTTGTTAGAGCAGTTAAGGCAGCTCCAGAAAACTAGTGCATCCGTGGAAGAGCAGGGCGTCCGGTTGGCATCGAGGACTCAGGGTTGTGGACagggtgtgttgggggggggccCTGGATGGGGAACGGTTGCCTGGGGGAAGAGGACTGAGCTTTGAGCTTTGTGCTCAGGCAGGTGTGGTGCTTGTGTGGCCCATTTACTCTGAGAAGAGGTTTTAACCGGTTTCTAGAAAGGCAtcgtgggtaggggatggggttCCACCGGGACCCTCCCAGTGGCACCCTCTCCCAGGGCACTGAAAGAAGGCCATAGCTGCTTGGGGCTCCTTGCCTCCCATCCCCAGGCACTGAGATCTCAGGAGAAAGCTCAACCTGGCATCGGTGGCAGGACAGGAAATCCCAGaccctcttggggcacctgggtggctcagtcgtttaagcgtctgccctatactcaaggtcatgatcccagggtcctgggatgaagccccacatcgggctccctgctcagcggagaatctgcttctccatctccctctgccccacttcccccccccccccacacacactcctgctctctctctccctctcaaataaataaaaccttaaaaaaaaaaaaaaaaaaaaaaggaaatctcagaCCTTCTTGTCTTAGGGCCTGTGGTGGGCAACCAGACCCAGGGACAGTGAGTAGGAGGGGTGGccaggagacagagatggagcTAGTCGGCCTGGTGGTGCCTCAGTGGTCCTCAGGTCCAGCTTCTTCCCCCACCACCTGCGGATGGCAACTGCCCTCCCAGTAGGGTGAGACCATCCCGCACTGCTTCTCACTGGTGGGCTACAGATCTCACCTGAGCTGCCCTGGTGGCCTGACCTCTCCCAGTGGGGCCAGCCAGCCCCCCTCGCCCCACTGTGGGGACACTGGTCTGGCCTGCTGCTGAGCCCCACCTGACAGTTCTTGGGGCCCAGTGAGTCCTGCTGGGCAAGGTCCAAACCCAGGTCACCCTGTCTCCTACCCTCACAGCAGCACTGCATCCTGCTGCAAAAACAATTATCTGGATCATCTTTATGGGGCTTAAGCTTGGGTGGGAGCAGATGGGGCATGAGCTGGGGATTTGGGGCTGAGTATCCACTCCCCCCCATATcccagtcttttttaaaaagccttctcTGGCACAGGGCCGggacagaggaaagcagagaagtGGACAGGAcccaggggaggggagcagggacaATGATGGACCAGGAAGAGAAGGTGGACAGGAGCTTGGCCCCCTACGTCAAGGTAAGCAGATCCCACCCCACACATCCCTCCAACTCAAGGGCCTGTGAATGACAACACTAATTAGTTTGTAGGGCACCTAATTAGCAAGCAAGTCTTCTGGGACCCCTGACCCAGTTGCCGCCCAAGGAAGTGCTGGTGGGCATGAGGGTCCAAGTGCCTAACACAGCCCCAGGGCAGAGGTCAGGGCTCTCGGTGCTAACCCCTGTGAGGTGGGGGATGCTGGGATTTGGGGGCAGCCCCTGGTATGTTTCCCTGGCTCATGTCCCAGCCCCCAGGCCACCCTGCAGTCAGGCCCCAATTTAGGACGTCAGGATGCTGGCACCGGCAGCCTCTCCCTTGAGGCAGCACCACGTGGGGTGGCCCTGCTAGCTGGGCCCCTGGGGCAGGGactgggatggggaaggaggctCAGGTCTCATTCTGAGCAGCTCTGCAGAGCAGCGCATCGGCGGGGACCATGGTGAGAgccgaggaggggaggggaggggttcCCCAGCTGAGAGGCCAGCTGGACTGAGTATATCTGTCCCCTAGGCTGGCTCTCCAGATCAGGAGGGCTTCTTCAACCTGCTGAGCCACGTGCAGGGTGACCGGATGGAGGAGCAGCGGTGCTCGCTGCAGGCAGGGCCAGATCCGACCTCCGAGAGCCGTGAGAGCGGGCacggggggtgtggggggagtggGACTGGTGTGATGTTTGGGGGCATAAACGGGGCAGGGCGTAGGGATCCAGGGAGAGTGGCCATCTGGGGGGCCTGTGGGCAAGAACCTGAGAAAGTAAGCTGCAAATGGGAACACTGGGCAAAGGATTGGGGGGGAGAGGCGAGCGCACTTCcgagagaacatgagtggaggCGGAGGAGCGGGTTGGGGGCTCCAGCTGGGCTGTGTCCCCTGGAGTCAGTGTGTATGTTCATCCCCACATGCTTCTGCTTAATGCAGAGAGTGGCCCTGCACCTGAGATGGACAGTCTCATGGACATGCTGGCCAGTACCCAGGGCCGCCGTATGGATGACCAGCGTGTGACAGTCAGCACCCTGCCTGGCTTCCAGCCCATAGGCCCCAAGGTAGGTGACGTGCTGCTGGGGCTGAGCAGAGACCTGCTAGGCTGAGTGCTCtgaccctgcctcccacccccagccaggcGTAAATGGGGCCTCACCCTCACGTCTAGCCACGACTTGCCCCCTGGGGATGAGTGCCTGGTAAGAGTGCCACCCTGGGTCCCTGCCAGTCACAGGATCCTGGCCAATCCAATCCCCAACTTCGGGTGGGAGGACAAAGGCCCAGACAGGGCCGAGAGGGGCCCAAGGTCAGGCCGGGGGCAGGTTAATGTCAGAGCCGTGGCTGGAACTCGGGGGCCCTGCCGCCCTGTCTCAGGGTTTCAGGGAAGACAGAATGAGCAGACCCCCTTCCTAGGAAGACACCTCCGAGGAAGAGGACACATGAGTTTATACACGGGACACAGACCTCCGTACACTAGTGTCTatgacacacacatgcacgcacagcCTGGGTTCTGATCAAGACCCAAATACCACCCTAAAGGTTGAGTAACTAAGGTACATAGAAGCTGGCGGATGGTACGGACAGACGGCAGGAGGGGGCACACAGGCACCCTCCCCCAATGTCTGGGTCACCTCCGACTGGCACTGTCCTTGGTCCCTCCCTCTGGCTGACCCCTCTTCATCCACAGGACGGAGCGCAGAAACGAGCCGGGACGCTCAGCCCCCaacccctcctcacccctcaaGACCCGACTGCCCTCAGCTTCCGTCGGAACAGCAGCCCCCAACCCCAGACACAAGCCCCCTGAGGGCCTGAGCCATCCTGGGCCCTGCATGGCCCCTgaaaacagacaataaaacaCTTCCACAAGAAATAAGGAACTGTGTGTTATTTCATGGGTGGAGGGGCTAGGCTTCAGGAGCTCTGCTGGGCAGCACGAAGGAGCTTCTCCTCCCGCTGCTTCCGTAGCCTCTCTTTGAATTCTTCTAACTCCCGGCGCTGGGGGTTGGAGAAGGGGGGTGGAACGGGAAGCGAGGAGGACACACACCTCAGGGGCCTAGACCCCCTTCCCCCCGACCCTGCCCTTACTCCCCCAGGCCACAGCTTCACAGAGTTCAGCATCTACACTGGAAGCCCTGTGCCAATTACAGGGAGGGTCCAAGGGGGATCATCTTCATCTTTCAGGAAGAGggcaagaaagaaattatatgcCCCTCTGCTCTCAGTTCTCTTTCCTCATGACTGAGAGCAAAATTTTCATTCAAATCCATCATGGCCACAGGGATCCAGGCACCTCCGTCCCTTTAGGGGGAAGAAGAGTATGTGACTTACCTGGTCCTCTTTCTCAGGTGGCCACAGCTCCCTCTGTGGGGACAAAGTAACAGCTGGTAGCATGAGCCAGGAGACTCGAgagccccccacccagggcagggTTGGCTGGTGGGAAGCAGACATTGGTCCCCAGCAGGCTGGTGCTCCATTCTCTCCCCCACGCCCTGGAATGAACCCATGAATACTCTCCCTGTGCCCACCTTGCGCTGTATGACATAGTCCTCAAACCACTCGGCCTGATTGGCAATCCAGAACATAGCCACAGGGAAGGTGAGGTAGAGCGTCATCTAGAAGGGCAGGGGGTAAATGAACGGAGCCACAGATTAAACCCCTTCCACAACACGCATGGTTGCTCAGAGCCTGGAGGACCATCCTCCCGCAGAGCTTACGCGTGCCTTCTCAGGGTCCCCAAGAACCGCAGAACTTCCACCAAGGATACAGAAGCCTGACACCTTAAAGCCTAGACCCCTACGGGTAATAATTTAAGAGACCTCAAAGCCTCCTCCAAGTCTGGGGAAACTCCCTCTcgaagacagacacacacacacacacacacacacacacacacacacacacgcatacacgcGCGCAAGCGCAAAGACCCCTCACTCAGAGTACAAAAACCTCGTCCTAAAATCGAAGGCATCTTCGTGAGACCTCATTACCCACCCATTCGTCAGATCCCTGGAACATCTTCAAACCCAGGAGGCCTCATTATTTGGAATCTATTCCTCTAATCACAGGGGTCTCCCTGTTAGAAACACACAACCACCCGGAGCCCATGAGCTTCCTCGGGGTTTCGAGCCTTCCTTCTCGGAGCCCCTTTTTCAGATCACTCCTCTCAGACGCCCTTCCGCACACCAGCCCGCCCCTACCCCAGCGCCCCCTCCGCTGGGCTTCCAACCCTAAAGATCCCTCTCAAAACTCGGAAGCTTTCTCCCCACACTGCCCTCTCTCCTGGAACCCCCTCCCCTTCAGAGCCGCCTCCTCAGTCCCGGGAGGAGTCCAACCGTCCACCCACTGCAAAGCTCACTGACCCGAAACACCTCCAGCTTCACTCCCATCTCGCTTCTCCCAGGCTACAAAGCCGCTTCCGCCCAGAGTCAACCCTTCAGCAAAACAGCAGCTCATTGGGCGTTCGCAGGCTCCACCACTGAAGCTGATTGGTAGAGGAGTTTCAAGATGACGTCATATTCGGGAGCCTCTTCTCTGCTTCCGGTCGCTGGCGCCTTCTAAGCGAAAGTCAACAAACGCTGTCCGCGGGGTTGAAAAGGGTTCAACCAATAGGAAATAGGTCTGGCCCCGGGGGGCGGGCCTTCAGCGGGAGGCGTCATTATAACACGACTCCTTTCGGTACCTGGAGAGCCAcgaagatggtggtgatggcgcGTCTTTCCCGGCCGCAGCGGCCGGACCTCGTTTTCGTGAGTTCGCGGCGGGGCCGGGGGTGGCCCGTGTGGTAGCACCGGCCTTGGATGCTGCAGGGGTTTCAGGCCTGGCCGCCTGGGGTGTCTGGGCCAAAACTCTGTCCACCCGAGGGCAGGGCGTGTGGACCCGGCTGTCCAGGAGCAAAGTTCTGGTGCCGGAGTCCGGGTGGTCTGAGTGAAGAGTTGCTGTCGAGGTTAAGGGCCAGGCGACCCGGGCCTCCGGTGGAAATGGGAGCGCGCGGGGAGAGGGGTGGATCTCATAGCTAAATCTTGTAGAGATCTGGCGTCTGAAGTAGAGGCTAGTGACCCAAAGCCAGGGCTCTGGTTTCTGTGGTAAAGTCTTGGTGTTCTAAGTAACGACCTAGGTTTGGCCCTGAGCCTTGTAGTTCCTGAAATAAAGGATTGGTGTCTGGATTAGGAGAACTCTGGAGTCAGATGTGGAGCTGGTCAGGCGATGGCCAGTGGGATCCTGAAGACTTGGTATCTTGGTATCTGGAGCGCAGGCATGTCTTTTGATTGTGCTTCGCAGATATTGcaggagtttttttctttttgttttctttctttctctctctctctctctcttttttaacaaattgaaggcTTGtagcaaccctgcatcaagcgTGTTGGCAcaattttccaacagcatttgctcacttcgtgtCTCTCTGTCacgttttggtaattctcacagtatttcaaacttttccattGCTTTTGGGGCACCAGGAGCCACACCCAAATAAAAGGGGAAGttaataaatgtatgtgttttgACTGCGTCATGGGCTATTGCCCACCTCTGTCCTTGGGCCTCCCTACTCCCTGAGACATAACAGTGTTGAAATTAGACCAA is a window of Zalophus californianus isolate mZalCal1 chromosome 1, mZalCal1.pri.v2, whole genome shotgun sequence DNA encoding:
- the PCP2 gene encoding Purkinje cell protein 2 homolog isoform X1, producing MMDQEEKVDRSLAPYVKAGSPDQEGFFNLLSHVQGDRMEEQRCSLQAGPDPTSESQSGPAPEMDSLMDMLASTQGRRMDDQRVTVSTLPGFQPIGPKDGAQKRAGTLSPQPLLTPQDPTALSFRRNSSPQPQTQAP
- the PCP2 gene encoding Purkinje cell protein 2 homolog isoform X2, with the protein product MAGSPDQEGFFNLLSHVQGDRMEEQRCSLQAGPDPTSESQSGPAPEMDSLMDMLASTQGRRMDDQRVTVSTLPGFQPIGPKDGAQKRAGTLSPQPLLTPQDPTALSFRRNSSPQPQTQAP
- the LOC113917165 gene encoding protein PET100 homolog, mitochondrial, which produces MGVKLEVFRMTLYLTFPVAMFWIANQAEWFEDYVIQRKRELWPPEKEDQRRELEEFKERLRKQREEKLLRAAQQSS